TAAAATATACAGATTTGGCAAAACTTTTATATCATTACATTTAAATACAGCCAAAATATGCCTGCACAATATACCCCTCATCTGAAATAGTCCACACAAATACTTTGCAACTGTATCCACATTACTAAAGTCCACTAAATATGTAACTAGCTTAGTTTAGTCTTCCACATGAACTTCATCATCTACAAGATACGTCTTTACTGCACCATCTCTCTTAAGTAACTCTGGAGCCAAATCTATAAGACATTGAAGTTCTCGCTGAACTTCCCTGAATTTTGCATTCGTGTATAATTTTTGAAACTTCTTTTCGATCAAAGATCTAGATATGCAGGGAATAGTGACACTAAATGAGTGAAAATCAGTGCTATttttattctcaattttcttctttaatgCGTTGTTAAACTAGTCGACAAACTCTTTCAAATTTGTCTTAGCATGAAcataaccataaaaaaaaaaaagcattcatgctcTTGCTCTGCTGCGTTGTGCACTCATCCCAGCCGAAAAAGAATCTTTCAAGCATGCTGATACCCAACGCTTACGCTAAGTGTATAACCTTTGCAACCAAGCATTCTCCTCCAAGTTGTAAGTGGTGATTAACTGCTCCTAAGAGCTTTTAAACTCTTCAACATTTTGGGTATCATACATGCATTTCATTAAGGCATTCTTCATCCCACTTTTGTAAGCAGAATAGGAGGAAAGCTTTTCAGGGACTTTTTTCAATATATGCCACAAACAAAATCGATGTCGACTTTTTGGAAAAACAATAGCAATAGCATTCTTCATTGCTCTGTCCTAATATGTGATAATAACTCTAGGAGCTAGATCATTCATACACTGTAACCAAGTCTTGAATAACCACTCAAACGTTTCCGTATCTTCACTGGATATCAATCCTACTCCCAAAAGAATTGACTGGccgtggtggtttacaccaacaaattgTGCAAATGGCATCCCATATTTATTCGTCAGatatgtggtgtcgaatgtaACCACATCACCGAAATCTTCATAGGCTACCCTACTATAGAGGTCTGCCCAGAAGACATTCTTAAACCTCTCGTCGTCATCTAAATCCATCGACGCAAAGAACTCAGGATTCTTATATTGCATCCgtaaaaaatattctcaaagcGCTCTAGCACCACCAGCTCTAAGTCGTAGATGTCTTGTTTTATCGATATAATTCCGACAATCTTTTTCCAAAAAGTGAGGTTTTCGAAACCTCCCGCATCAACGACAAGAGATCTGAAACTCTTATTCATTCGGATACCAGCCAGATCGTTTGTATCTAAGACTCTTTTTACGGAGTCACTAACTTGtctattacatcgaaagaaAAGAGATTTTTTTGGACTGAGACCGTGGTTATGAATGTTATTAACTGTTGTCAACTAAAACTTTCCGTCAACTTTTAAGACATTAATCTTCACCTTACACTCCATCTTTCCTGTCAGACGTGGCCTGGCGACATTCAACATCCTATTACGGGCTTTCCCACCACGGACACAACCGAGGGTGACATATCTGACAGTCTCATCATCTCCTTTCTCAGTCCTTCTTATCATCACTCCAAACCCAATATTCTTAGTATACTACTTAGAATAAGTCATTACTTCTTCAAAAGAATTAAACTCCATCTTCGACTTGAGTTCCTCAATCGTATCACCACCAAGTTCATCATCTAACTGAGCTGTCTCACCAATTCCATCCTTAGTTTCCATATAATCTGGTCTATCTTTGTTGCTTTCTTCAACTCTAGTGGAGATAGATGGGATATCAGTTTCCCTACAATTGGGTGTTTCTTCTATATCATCTCTTTCGCTTGCGGCAGATCCAGTAGTCATAACAGGATTTGGGTAACTAGCATTGtgctaaaagaagaagaaaaatatttaaaaaacctATGACATTAAtcttaaaaagaaaaccaaaaatttacaaaaattcaaGAATACAATTGTATCATCTCTTGAATATTGCATGGATATTGGTAGCCATCTGGCTGTTGCATTAGAGTTGGTGACCACGTAGGAAATTCTCCATGATAACCGTGCATGTGCATGTAATTTCTTAAACTTAGAGAAGTTGATGGTATGCCCTAACATGTTATTACACAAGTTATTCATGTACAAAATCCATAGATATTAACCCAACATAGtccaacaaatttttaaaaaatattacataccGTAGTTGGGAGATTTGAGCTAGATGATATTAGCGGATATGAgtgttcttcccctttttccaTGATGAGAAGAGATGAACTGTATAATTCCACAAAAGTAGATAAAACTTGCCTTACAAGTAGTAGGTACATCTTTAAtgaaaaactttaaaataaacacAATTGAACTATAGAAGGTTGCATTTAGTCAtacttaaattaaattgaaataatacCAATTAATTGATCTACTTCCAcaaaagtaattaaattttGCAAATAGATAATTCATTTGTGTGCTTAATTTACAAATGGAATTGGCAATGAGCTGCACAAATTTGTTATGCACATTTAGATAAGTGAATGGTTAAATAATAAGGATAGTTTTCCCCTTTCGGAGGAAATGCAAGGAACAAGACTTTCAGCCACTGCGATGTTTAAAATCTAGAGAGATATAGAAAGTTTAAGCCCATTCTTATTGATCTTTTGTTAGAGAAAACTTTTATGAACCagtcaaaataaattatatcctAAGTAGCGTAATGTTTACAATAGAAATTGCTGGTTGATACTATGTTTGGCTgtcaagaaaaataagaaaaaaaataaaaattagttcTAAGTTTCAACATGTGCACTTTAAGATTTCCAATATCGAGAAACtcaaaagaaagtgagatgCATTTCGATGTAAAATATACATGGTATGAAAACTATCATCAATAAACACCTAGACCAAcagggaaaaaaatgaaatctaaaatgagaagaaaatagacCAAATCTTTTCACGAAGCAGATGAATTgctttcaaaattataaaaaaaaaaaaaaaaaaaaaaaaaaaaaaaaattgaatatttggaAAAAGGGCTAGAGAAGCATGTTGTTGAGCGGACGAGGAAAGGAAATGCCGATCTTGAGGGGAGGAGGAAGAAATCTAATAGAAGACCCAACATTCAAAATCGTTTATTCCAATTTAAGTTGGCAATCTTAACAAATATTTGGTTGGACAAACCAAAATCTTGATATCTGTTACTTCATTTCttgcttaaaaaataaaaataaaaaataaaaataacatttggttgtccaaataaaaaatccaCCATAAATATGTGTAAATTGTTAAGGGGTTTGGAGCTATATCTTGCTTAAAACAACAACAAGAACTGTCCAAGGAAACACAACTACAGAGACCCATTCTATCGTTAACTTCAAACTAAAGATTATTAACAATGTGCAAACAAAGTTTTATAAATGGGAAGATAAAAATACTGCAATAAACAAATGAAAGGATCCAAAACTCACCGTCTCAACACCAGATCAAGCAGAGAGGAAAGGGCATTGAACGGCGCTGGGTAGTGGCTTTCGGATTTTTAGCCAACGATGTGTGCAAAAAATCTACTGGGATTCAAAGAAATgcaaaagaagaggaagaataaaCAGAGTACTTAAACAATCTAGTGATTTTCGGAATCAACAAGGTTAGTGTGGTAGCTGGCCAAATTTCTGATTTTGGCGCTCGCGGAGTATTTCTACACGCACCTTTACGGGTTTCAAATGGGTTTCGCCAAAGTTAAATTAATTtccagttttttttaatatatcggCTGACGTGACATTATTGTTTATTAATAAACTCACTAAGAATATTGTGATTACATTCTAACCTTGAACCATAAAAATTGGTCCATTgctatttaaaagaaaaagggatCATGAGTCActctactcatcatccctacactatacttaattttattttttttatttttgttttatttttgttaaataaaaaaattcttctactcatcatctatcACCACATATTtagtaaaagaacaaaaatttttaaaaaaataatgtgtaatgtgtggtgtatggatgGCAAAGAATTTTTCATTGCGAAATGACTGGCCCATTTTGGATATTGaactgagttgagatgagttgagttttttataaataatagtgagttgagatagtgGAGTAAGTTTTGTAGAGcccacctaagatgagtttagatatgtttggatgttaagatgagtttatggaaagttaaaaaatgttgtaGGTCCCTCATATAAAGAGGtatgagttgaaaaaaattataggtcTCACGTGTtaaaaagttttgaattgaaatgaatttagtAATTTGATAATTGTGTATTGGATATTaaattcagtttaaaattagatcgATTTCAGTTTAGTTCAGTTCAACTTCCAAAAGGACCTTAGAGACCCCAttttaaaaacaacaaaaaatatatacatggcTAATATATCTTGGATACATCGATTTTAGTGGTCTATATAGCTAACGGTGGAGTTGCTCATTTGGTTGCATCGTTTGGTCTCAAAGAACCTGATCGATGCTTGCTTAGTTTAGTTCCTTTGAATTTAATCTAGACTCTCCGGTTCGGTTGCCATGTGTTCTgcttcccttcttttcttttcctaattCCTGTACCTTCCAAtcaaatcgagagagagagagagagagagagagagctctttAAAATGACTCTGCTCATCACAGAGCTGTGAAATAAAACAATAGAGCTCATGTTAAAAGTTACACAAGAACAAAAGAATTGCAGGGGGAGGGTGATGAACTAACTCTCTGCCCTGCCACCCGGCCTTAGTGTATAGAATGTGATAGATATTCTGCCAAAATACCCCACCCTCTCCAACAAGAAATGAAACcccaaaaaagaacaaaaaaaagtaagagagagtgagagagcaaGTGATAGATTTCTTTCTTATGACAGCTTATTTTGTTGATCCAACAACAGATGATGGGGGTGGATGATCTAGAGCATGAAAAATGCAGTGATGATGAAGCATTACTCATTTTTGACTTGGTCATCTTTATGACAGCAACGATGTAATTGGATTATCTGTCCCCTTAAACTGAACTCTTCCACCTGAAAGCAAACCAAATCTTCACAATGTTAAGGCACCAAATACTAATTAAGACTTCTTttggggtttttatttttttttatttttttgtcatttttttctcATCAATCACTTCAGCCCATGACTTCAGGGTAAAGATAGGACCCGAGAGTGTCAAAAGTGAAGAATTTGCATTCCAAATGTACAAAGAAATATGAGACTACTAGTGACAAGCTGAGACAAACCTGTGATTTACATGTCTTGGACAACAGACTTCCACATTCTTCAATAAGAGCTCTTTCTCCCCCGATTATTCTGGCCAGTTCTGAAATCAAGCGTTCTATGTCTTCTGCCtgaaaatgaattatataagttttttttttattttttaatactggAAAGCCAAAAATAAGTAGAGGTACAGAAAATAGACATATCAGATCTTATCTACTCTCAGCAAACATTCTTTTTTCCTCAAAGGATACATTAGAGTATTTTAGGTCTGCCTAGGCTTATCACTTGTATTAGttggtatcttttttttttcttcctgtgTGTTGTGCACACATGCACATGTGCATGTGCACTCAAAATTGCATGTTGGACTTTGATAGGCAAGTAACGAAAACACTGGAGAAAAGAGCTAGAGAGCTACTTAATTCTAGTCCAGCTCTTCGCTAacttattttctccaatatctCAATTCACCTTCAAATGGTCCTAAGTTGACATTCAAAATTCATCAAGACGACCTCCTCCCCAAAATCCTTTCTCAATCCACGAGCTCTGAAAAATTTTTCCTTTATATCTATATAGTTCATTGAAATATTAATCTTATATTCTCTGCCAATCCATGTTAGGATTGTCATTTGACATAGCTTTCCTcaacaattaaatataaatgtaaaccATCCCCTATTGAGTGGATTTGGATGAAATTTAGTCTAGTGAAAATAGTAGTGTTGATAGGTTCAAGAAAAACTGATTGTCAGTCCATGAAAGCCTACAAAATGGTATCTGTTGAGCAGGTTTATTTCATAGCTATGAGCAAAACAAAAGACCCACTTGTTGATAGTAAAAGGAAAAATGACTTTCACTTATTGTACCTTCGGCAGGAAGCTTTGAAGATTATAAAGGATAATTTCCATCGCCTTTACTGCTGAGTTCAGTGCCTTCGCCACCTCGCTCGTATCAGCCTGCAACATGTGATCATGTCAATGTATCATTTGGTGCAAAACACAAAGGAAGAGAATCAAGCATTGGTACGATGTTGGAAGCCATAAATGGATAAAAGAATACAGAGAAAAGTTACCGTAACATTCCCAATGGGTAGTTGAATTGAGGCATTCAACAAAGCTTGAATTACTTCTTGTAAAGAAATTGAATAATCCTCTTCTAAAGCAGACCAATCCTCCAGATATGGAATCTAAATTAGGCACCAACCAAAAAATAAGTTATGAACACGAATTTTACAAAGcatatattgatattttctcAAAGCCTGaagggggggggagggggagggggggaggcagagaaaaagttaaagagTTCATGAGACTGCCAAGTTTTCTATTCTTGTGACAAAAAATAATGGCGGAAAGAGGgaaaaaagtgaaaatacaTTCATAATCAGTATTGacacaaataatttctaatgtTTGTAGCGCACTGCATTATTCGAACTGACACATCTTAGAATCAAGATGAAGACACCACCAGCTACCTTGGAATAATATATAGAGAAAAATCAGGGGCTTGTTTACGATTACTGCTTCACAACTTGTTCTGTTATGGTTGTCAACAAATGAGGTAAGGGGAAAAAACTAGCAGGCAGGAAACAGCATATGTGGAATCAACCATGTACAAAGATTGAAAGGAACAAATACCTTGATGGTTAAAGAAAAACACTATTCTCCatactgcaaaaaaaaaaaaaaaactctctttcTCCTAACCTTTTTCCCCTCTATCCATTTTTGCTTCCTAGATATTTTTCACCCCATTTAAATCAATCTTTAAGCACTGATTTCATAATTTGGTCAAGTTTTGCtggttaacaaaaaaataatctcaacgaaaaaataaatgaataaggCGAAAAGGACTAACACAGAAAGTTTGGCTAATAGTTATAAGCAATGAAACTTTTTAAAGGGAAGTCATAGTTTATGTGAATGAAACCCTGAGCACAAGCGAAAAATATTTGTTAGATTATATATTCTCAGAGGAATCTAAAAGGTAAGCATGAAGAGCCAATAATACTTTTAAGATAAATTGAGCATGAGATCTTTTTTTGGAAGCATAAAGCTTGTCATAAGAGCTGGAGCCGTACTTTTAAACATCATGGAAGGTCATTTCTCCTCCAGTTCAAACAGGACAGTTTGTTAAACACATTTATCTTGATAGCAGGTCTTGAAAAGGATTTTGTTGAGATATACGTTAGGTGAGAGATGCTTTATATGCTAGAGATGGCTTCTATGCATGAACATGGCAAAATAAACTTAAGCAATGCCATTAGATTTTAGATGTAAAATAACTCTTTTCCATCAGTGAATCTGTTATTTAAGCACAGAAAAGATAACATACTGCAGAGCTTCATAGCTAATAAAAAACAAGTATCATCACGCTGGCAGCCTTACTTGAGTTTCAAGAATTGTTGATAGAGTCTTTGTTCTTTGCAGAATCCCAAGTTCGATGCGTTTGCTCTTTACAGAAGCATATAACTCTGACATCTTTACCATAAGAGAATAAAGTGTTCTCTACAAGTATAGGAAAAAGTTTGTTTAATGATACTGGAAGAGAGAAGGGTGCATAAAGTAACCACAAGTTCAAAGAAAGATAGTCTGTCATAAAGTGTTTTCTATATGGGAAAGAATAAGTTTGATTACATATATTGAGAGAGAAGCAAAAGATAAATATAacgaaattaacaaaaaaaaaaaaacatagctcATACAGAGAACAATAAGCTTTCCAAAAACTAGTAATGGATGAGCTTGGAAAGATTTCAATGTTGAGATTGTTGTTCAAGCGCACTAATAAACTTTGTTGCATAacccatatttttctttttttttatctgcCTTAATGCTCCTCCTATAATCATATTTCTTTTCTCACATCAAAAAAAGAACCTACAATTTTTGTCTTTGCCAACCATCTCTGCTATATTTCTCTCATTTGCAAACGATGGTGCATTTCACTTATGGTCATTGCTTATATTTCTAAGAGTGTCCATTGTTGTTTTACCACCAGTCAGTCTTAGTATTCTACCCACTAATTCCTAGATTTTCACTAGGCAAATTAGAGGAAAATTATATGGATTTTTGCTACCTTAGATGGTAAACTAAAACATGTAACAGAAACAACGAAACTAATGAATGAGtaggaaatctcatcaaatctaCCAAGCCTAATTAAGTGGGACAATCTGAAAATGACATGTCCAGTCTCCAGTGCATATATATTTCATCGTGGCTGAGAAACAGTGAAAACTTTCAGCACCATTGGCATGTAACACCGGTGCGTACGCAAAATTTGACAGGCCGTACAATAACAACTCGCCCCGGTGATTAAAAGTCAATACCATCCTGCCACCATTAGTTTAAAGGGTGGTACTACTATGCCCCTTGATTGCCCATTTGGTGTGTCTTCAGTAtcagttgtattttttttttttcaaatattttttaaatatgtttaaatatttttaaaaaattaaaaaaaaataccaatataattaagtcacttccttaatcaataagtaaaaaaattaaaaaaaaaataaatatattaactgTCAAAATGagcattattctagtttaaatTGGTACTTGTAGTAATTACTTTCTCTTGGgcccaaataaaaaagaataataataatttcaatcTAAGATCTGGGTTCACCTACTGTCAAATCATTAGCATGAAGtaaagtaaacaaaaaaaatctgtcaaataaattatgaaaaatgaatatattagGTTCAAATGCAACGATGTCTAAAACAAACCTCGCTTTCTCTTTGCCGAGCTTGGATGGAGGCCTCTGCTTTTGCATTGGCGTATCTCCACTGCAGATAGCGATTATGAAGCATTCTCAGTGTATGTATATCTTCCTGATGGGTGGAAACTTTCCTTCCCTTCCTAGCATCTGTCCCCAATTTTGAACAAGGCGGGACTGGAGGCAGACAGAGGGCCCCCATCTTCGAAGAGTTTGTGTATGAATTAGAGAGAGCATACGCTTGTTTGTCACTGCCTTTTGTGGGATGAAACAAGGAGTGTTCGGAACCTGATAATGGCAAATTCATAGAACGGGAGCAAGGGGAAGCAGAGAATTTGAAAGAATCGCCACTAGCAGTCACATTACCCCTGGTGCAATTTTTCTCAGGCAGCAATCTACTGGAAACCGTTGGTAACATATCAGCCTCAGGCATGGAAGAGCGGAAATCGGGAAGAGATCGTGTTGAACAGTTTACTAGTGGGTTGTGATTACTATCGTCGGTAGCCGTCGAAGATAGATCTTGGGGAACGGAAGATTGAGCTGGTAATGACATGCCGCTTGACTGCAACAGCTTGGCCGCAGCTGTGACACTGTTGTTGGTAGACCGTCTGaatcttgatgatgatgatgtcatCATCCTGTCCCTATCCACACTGCTTGTAACCATTGGTGTGTCGGGCCTCGAGGGGGTGGGAAAAGCGTTGCTAACAATTTTCCCATAATAGGTTTTTGAGGTTTGCTGCAGATGTTGTTCGGCTCTGCCTCCCcctccattttctttaaaaagctTCACAGCACGCGGTTTTCTGTGAGTAGTAGAGGGCAGAGCAGATGCTTTACATCGAGAATCCAAAGGGGGTGAGTTCTCCAGGCTCTGAGTCTGAACGCACTCAACGGGCCTGTTCTCATCGGAACAAGACAACGGCTCCATGTCCAGGTGCCGCTGCCGCGGCCTTTGAACGGAGGTCGAGCGATGCGGCTTCGAAAGGGGAGACGACGAGTTGGACGAAGCGGAGGAGGATGATGAAATGACAGGAGACATGAACCTAGAGCTCACCTCCCTCACCCTCGGCCGCCGTTGAGACGGTGGGGGAGGAGGAGGGGGAGGATAAGGAGGAGAAACCGCTTCCTCCGTCGCGGCTGTGGAGTTGTCTGAAACTTTGGCTTGTTGTTGCTGCTGCATCGTTTCATTCATATTCACGGAGGCAGATTGATCAATGTTAATCTCAAAATTTGCTGAATCCCACCAAAAGCACCCCTCCCGTTTCCTGAATTGCTGCTCACATGCAGCGATCCCTATGTGGGTCTGTGCCCATGTTGACAGGCGACGGTGCTTCGCTTCTATCAAATCTGTACTTGCTGTCTTCTGATCTaacagaagaagaaggagataGATCTAGATGGAAACGCCGTCACAACCTCGAATTGAGTCGGCATCTGATACGAGAGAGTAGAAGAAATATAGCCAGCCTAAAGAAGTTGTTTGGAAAAAtaaccaaagaaagaaaaactagCCGTTGGCTGTGAGGGTCAAGCAGTAACGgttctatttttaaaaaggggggcattattttattattttaacctAATATGGCCATTCCTTGAGGAGTAGTCTTTTATAATTAGGTAATGTATGTTAATTGCTTCAAATAAAAAGGGGCAAACATCCGAAATCATTACTTCTTAATCAATCATTATTCAAAGCTCTCCCAATTGACATTGTTGCTTGATCTCATTGTTTCCAACACAACTCTACTTAACAACcttttaaatgaaattttaaaagatttatattgtttaaaattttgTCAAGAATTTTACAAATTTGGGTGAAAAAGAGATCAACACAGCCTTTAAAGGCTCGTTAAATGTGGCAAGACCCACTTTTAAGGGAAGCAATGGCAGCATTCATAGGAGTTAAAAGAACTCAATCTACATAAAATGATTATTATAGATGAAGACTCCGAAGAACTATATCATCATTGTCTGAACCAGAAGATACTCAA
This genomic interval from Carya illinoinensis cultivar Pawnee chromosome 10, C.illinoinensisPawnee_v1, whole genome shotgun sequence contains the following:
- the LOC122278979 gene encoding protein ENDOSPERM DEFECTIVE 1-like; translated protein: MNETMQQQQQAKVSDNSTAATEEAVSPPYPPPPPPPPSQRRPRVREVSSRFMSPVISSSSSASSNSSSPLSKPHRSTSVQRPRQRHLDMEPLSCSDENRPVECVQTQSLENSPPLDSRCKASALPSTTHRKPRAVKLFKENGGGGRAEQHLQQTSKTYYGKIVSNAFPTPSRPDTPMVTSSVDRDRMMTSSSSRFRRSTNNSVTAAAKLLQSSGMSLPAQSSVPQDLSSTATDDSNHNPLVNCSTRSLPDFRSSMPEADMLPTVSSRLLPEKNCTRGNVTASGDSFKFSASPCSRSMNLPLSGSEHSLFHPTKGSDKQAYALSNSYTNSSKMGALCLPPVPPCSKLGTDARKGRKVSTHQEDIHTLRMLHNRYLQWRYANAKAEASIQARQRESERTLYSLMVKMSELYASVKSKRIELGILQRTKTLSTILETQIPYLEDWSALEEDYSISLQEVIQALLNASIQLPIGNVTADTSEVAKALNSAVKAMEIILYNLQSFLPKAEDIERLISELARIIGGERALIEECGSLLSKTCKSQVEEFSLRGQIIQLHRCCHKDDQVKNE